The following are encoded together in the Lathyrus oleraceus cultivar Zhongwan6 chromosome 3, CAAS_Psat_ZW6_1.0, whole genome shotgun sequence genome:
- the LOC127127552 gene encoding uncharacterized protein LOC127127552, producing MMETKKTRGAHPWGKAEEVLRCPDTSGGFVERWHKETPTFHLSLSDMTITLDDVSSLIHLLFQAWRCVALTVLYSALGEAIVLETRQIFGYMSLFQCWIYKHFLSIYDRRVSPTTAGFARAKILKAIRSHLGSLLEYR from the exons GTGCCCACCCATGGGGAAAAGCTGAAGAAGTTCTCAGATGTCCCGATACCTCTGGAG GTTTTGTTGAGAGATGGCATAAGGAGACACCCACCTTTCATCTTTCACTCAGTGATATGACGATTACTTTGGATGATGTCTCCTCCCTGATCCATCTCCTCTTCCAA GCATGGAGGTGTGTTGCATTGACTGTACTATATTCTGCACTTGGAGAGGCGATTGTCCTTGAGACGAGGCAAATTTTCGGTTATATGAGTCTATTTCAG TGTTGGATATACAAACATTTCTTATCCATTTATGACAGGCGGGTTAGTCCTACCACAGCTGGCTTTGCACGAGCTAAGATATTGAAGGCCATACGTTCACACTTAGGCAGTCTTCTGGAGTACAGGTGA